One Rosa chinensis cultivar Old Blush chromosome 3, RchiOBHm-V2, whole genome shotgun sequence DNA window includes the following coding sequences:
- the LOC112192817 gene encoding protein root UVB sensitive 5 isoform X1, with the protein MPCCALQLSLPIYAFDSSRKTANFRPCHSRIACSSSSQSGIRKDDDDDDDDIENQVDNGRNRGQPQPHVILVERYGNGTAKRYVVDDELQVQTFVEEPSSKANTSQSSHFSNTELSWLPDIVKDFIFPAGFPGSVSDDYLLYMLLQFPTNVTAWICHTLVTSSLLKAVGVGSFSGSTAAASAAAIRWVSKDGIGAVGRLFIGGRFGNLFDDDPKQWRLYADFIGSAGSIFDLTTPLYPAYFLPLASLGNLTKAVARGLKDPSFRVIQSHFAISGNLGDVAAKEEVWEVTAQLLGLGLGILFLDTPGLVRSYPILVTTWMAMRLLHLWLRYQSLSVLQFNSINLKRACILVKSHILHSIVPGIVSCNKEENILLWPRFMTPQITFGVPLEEMIFGEKAALMVKALLKLYSKEKYILVVNQQKSDFEVFVSFKVGASSMSVLRSLWQAYWLHENWNSSSTALKQLAQSRLEMEDRFEDFIQQLNGIGWDTLQINLKVPKEISLDELNPI; encoded by the exons ATGCCTTGTTGCGCATTACAGCTATCCCTCCCCATTTATGCTTTCGATTCTTCTAGAAAGACTGCGAACTTCAGACCTTGCCACTCTCGAATCGCGTGCTCCTCCTCTTCTCAATCTGGCATTCgcaaagatgatgatgatgatgacgacgACATTGAAAACCAGGTCGATAATGGCAG GAACCGAGGCCAGCCTCAGCCGCATGTGATATTGGTAGAGAGATATGGAAATGGCACTGCTAAGAG GTATGTGGTAGATGATGAACTGCAAGTACAGACATTTGTAGAGGAACCTAGTTCAAAAGCTAATACATCTCAGAGCTCGCATTTCTCCAATACCGAGTTATCGTGGCTTCCCGATATTGTTAAAGATTTTATCTTTCCTGCAGGCTTCCCAG GATCAGTTTCTGATGATTATTTATTGTACATGTTGTTACAGTTCCCTACCAATGTTACTGCATGGATTTGTCACACTTTAGTCACCTCAAGTCTACTAAAG GCTGTTGGTGTCGGCTCTTTCTCTGGCAGTACTGCTGCTGCTTCGGCTGCTGCTATCAG ATGGGTTTCGAAAGATGGAATAGGAGCTGTTGGACGCTTATTTATCG GTGGGCGATTTGGGAATCTTTTTGATGATGATCCAAAGCAGTGGCGCTTATATGCAGACTTCATTGGCAGTGCAGGAAG CATTTTTGATCTTACTACACCATTGTATCCTGCCTATTTCCTGCCATTGGCATCTCTTGGAAATCTTACCAAG GCTGTTGCTAGAGGACTAAAAGATCCTTCATTCCGTGTGATTCAAAGTCATTTTGCAATTTCGGGAAATCTGGGAGATGTAGCAGCAAAG GAAGAAGTTTGGGAAGTAACCGCTCAGCTGCTTGGCCTTGGTTTGGGCATACTTTTTCTG GATACACCTGGCCTTGTAAGATCATACCCAATTCTGGTAACTACATGGATGGCCATGCGGCTTCTGCACCTCTGGTTACGCTATCAATCTCTATCAGTTCTCCAATTTAACTCG ATAAATCTTAAGCGTGCTTGTATATTGGTAAAATCGCACATATTACACTCTATCGTTCCTG GTATCGTTAGTTGCAATAAGGAAGAAAACATATTATTGTGGCCAAGATTCATGACACCCCAAATTACATTTGGTGTGCCCTTGGAAGAGATGATTTTTGGGGAGAAAGCTGCTCTGATG GTTAAGGCACTTCTGAAACTATATTCAAAGGAGAAGTATATTCTTGTAGTGAACCAACAAAAAAGTGACTTTGAGGTCTTTGTGTCATTTAAG GTGGGAGCTTCAAGTATGTCAGTTTTACGAAGTTTGTGGCAAGCTTATTGGTTACATGAGAACTGGAATAGCTCAAGTACTGCCCTCAAACAGCTTGCACAAAGCCGTTTGGAGATGGAAGATAGGTTTGAGGACTTCATCCAACAGTTGAATGGAATTGGATGGGATACACTTCAAATTAACCTGAAGGTTCCCAAGGAAATTTCCCTCGATGAATTGAACCCCATTTGA
- the LOC112192817 gene encoding protein root UVB sensitive 5 isoform X2: MEMALLRGFPGSVSDDYLLYMLLQFPTNVTAWICHTLVTSSLLKAVGVGSFSGSTAAASAAAIRWVSKDGIGAVGRLFIGGRFGNLFDDDPKQWRLYADFIGSAGSIFDLTTPLYPAYFLPLASLGNLTKAVARGLKDPSFRVIQSHFAISGNLGDVAAKEEVWEVTAQLLGLGLGILFLDTPGLVRSYPILVTTWMAMRLLHLWLRYQSLSVLQFNSINLKRACILVKSHILHSIVPGIVSCNKEENILLWPRFMTPQITFGVPLEEMIFGEKAALMVKALLKLYSKEKYILVVNQQKSDFEVFVSFKVGASSMSVLRSLWQAYWLHENWNSSSTALKQLAQSRLEMEDRFEDFIQQLNGIGWDTLQINLKVPKEISLDELNPI; the protein is encoded by the exons ATGGAAATGGCACTGCTAAGAG GCTTCCCAG GATCAGTTTCTGATGATTATTTATTGTACATGTTGTTACAGTTCCCTACCAATGTTACTGCATGGATTTGTCACACTTTAGTCACCTCAAGTCTACTAAAG GCTGTTGGTGTCGGCTCTTTCTCTGGCAGTACTGCTGCTGCTTCGGCTGCTGCTATCAG ATGGGTTTCGAAAGATGGAATAGGAGCTGTTGGACGCTTATTTATCG GTGGGCGATTTGGGAATCTTTTTGATGATGATCCAAAGCAGTGGCGCTTATATGCAGACTTCATTGGCAGTGCAGGAAG CATTTTTGATCTTACTACACCATTGTATCCTGCCTATTTCCTGCCATTGGCATCTCTTGGAAATCTTACCAAG GCTGTTGCTAGAGGACTAAAAGATCCTTCATTCCGTGTGATTCAAAGTCATTTTGCAATTTCGGGAAATCTGGGAGATGTAGCAGCAAAG GAAGAAGTTTGGGAAGTAACCGCTCAGCTGCTTGGCCTTGGTTTGGGCATACTTTTTCTG GATACACCTGGCCTTGTAAGATCATACCCAATTCTGGTAACTACATGGATGGCCATGCGGCTTCTGCACCTCTGGTTACGCTATCAATCTCTATCAGTTCTCCAATTTAACTCG ATAAATCTTAAGCGTGCTTGTATATTGGTAAAATCGCACATATTACACTCTATCGTTCCTG GTATCGTTAGTTGCAATAAGGAAGAAAACATATTATTGTGGCCAAGATTCATGACACCCCAAATTACATTTGGTGTGCCCTTGGAAGAGATGATTTTTGGGGAGAAAGCTGCTCTGATG GTTAAGGCACTTCTGAAACTATATTCAAAGGAGAAGTATATTCTTGTAGTGAACCAACAAAAAAGTGACTTTGAGGTCTTTGTGTCATTTAAG GTGGGAGCTTCAAGTATGTCAGTTTTACGAAGTTTGTGGCAAGCTTATTGGTTACATGAGAACTGGAATAGCTCAAGTACTGCCCTCAAACAGCTTGCACAAAGCCGTTTGGAGATGGAAGATAGGTTTGAGGACTTCATCCAACAGTTGAATGGAATTGGATGGGATACACTTCAAATTAACCTGAAGGTTCCCAAGGAAATTTCCCTCGATGAATTGAACCCCATTTGA